A DNA window from Oculatellaceae cyanobacterium contains the following coding sequences:
- a CDS encoding oxaloacetate decarboxylase, giving the protein MMSSANKLRQILERPGILVLPGVYDCLSAKLAEQVGFEAVFTSGFGISASTLGKPDYGFLTATETLYSVGRMAQSVSIPLVADLDTGYGNPLNVIRTVAEAVQLGVAGIILEDQEWPKRCGHYEGKRVISTAEQVEKIRAAVQARGESNLIIIGRTDARSPLGLSEAIARGKAYYEAGADVLFVEAPQSVDELRAIATAFPDVPLFANIIEGGKTPQLTGAELEKLGFKIAVFPLSGLFAATQAIAACFRQLKEHGTTSGFNKLVDFHEFEQIIDIPKYRQLEQQFQSK; this is encoded by the coding sequence ATGATGTCTTCTGCAAATAAACTGCGACAAATTCTTGAACGTCCTGGGATTTTAGTGCTTCCAGGTGTGTATGATTGCCTCAGTGCTAAACTTGCTGAACAAGTTGGCTTTGAGGCGGTATTTACTAGCGGGTTTGGAATTTCTGCTTCAACTCTTGGTAAGCCGGATTATGGTTTTTTAACTGCTACAGAAACGCTGTACAGTGTTGGGCGGATGGCTCAGTCAGTTAGCATTCCGTTAGTTGCTGATTTGGATACAGGTTATGGTAATCCGTTGAATGTGATCCGCACTGTAGCTGAGGCTGTGCAATTAGGTGTCGCAGGGATTATTTTAGAAGATCAAGAATGGCCTAAAAGATGTGGTCATTATGAAGGTAAGCGCGTTATCTCGACAGCAGAACAGGTAGAGAAAATTCGGGCGGCGGTGCAGGCGCGGGGTGAAAGTAATTTAATAATTATTGGTCGCACTGATGCGCGATCGCCTTTAGGTTTATCTGAAGCGATCGCTCGTGGTAAAGCTTATTATGAAGCTGGCGCAGATGTGTTGTTTGTGGAAGCGCCCCAGTCAGTTGATGAGTTAAGGGCGATCGCCACAGCTTTCCCAGATGTACCTTTGTTTGCTAATATTATTGAAGGTGGCAAAACTCCACAGTTAACTGGTGCTGAGTTAGAAAAATTAGGCTTTAAAATTGCCGTTTTCCCATTATCAGGTTTGTTTGCAGCTACACAAGCGATCGCAGCTTGTTTCCGTCAACTTAAAGAACATGGAACTACATCTGGGTTCAACAAGTTAGTAGATTTCCATGAATTTGAGCAAATTATTGATATTCCTAAATATCGTCAATTAGAACAACAATTTCAAAGTAAATGA
- a CDS encoding glycoside hydrolase family 104 protein, with amino-acid sequence MRAISLVLQKAIKASTLASTAFSLIVLSNGMSPKAIAQTVYETPVTNTSHPSFQVIPVPQPEHPQNSSFYSSPNLTDSILTTPEVRAFLDVISMAETGTIDPSSYSTLVFNGSFSDFSTHPKVKQCSAIRGRRICSTAAGRYQIMDFNWDYLAPRLQLPDFSPESQDRMALYFIERKGAMADILARRFEKAACKVGTVWASIPPPCNRYGQSHLKMAQLRQMYDERLKFYTEGQ; translated from the coding sequence ATGAGAGCAATTAGTTTAGTTTTACAAAAAGCCATCAAGGCAAGCACTTTAGCTTCTACGGCTTTTTCTTTAATCGTCCTGTCAAATGGGATGTCACCAAAAGCGATCGCCCAAACAGTGTATGAAACACCTGTAACTAATACATCTCATCCTAGTTTTCAAGTTATTCCAGTTCCACAACCAGAACATCCTCAAAACAGTAGTTTCTACTCATCCCCGAATTTAACCGACAGCATACTAACTACACCAGAAGTTAGGGCATTTCTAGATGTAATTAGTATGGCTGAGACAGGGACTATTGATCCTAGTAGCTACTCAACCTTGGTTTTTAACGGCTCATTTAGCGACTTTTCTACCCATCCTAAAGTCAAACAATGTAGTGCAATACGTGGCAGACGCATCTGTTCTACTGCCGCAGGTCGCTATCAGATTATGGACTTTAACTGGGATTATTTAGCTCCCAGACTACAATTACCCGATTTCTCTCCAGAATCGCAAGATAGGATGGCGCTCTACTTTATCGAACGTAAGGGAGCAATGGCAGATATTCTTGCGAGAAGATTTGAAAAAGCTGCCTGTAAGGTAGGCACTGTCTGGGCAAGCATACCACCACCATGTAATCGCTATGGGCAAAGCCACCTCAAGATGGCTCAACTTCGACAAATGTATGATGAACGCCTGAAATTTTACACAGAAGGGCAATAA
- a CDS encoding type 1 glutamine amidotransferase domain-containing protein, with the protein MSDQKNILIVVTNHNQIDAEHPTGLWFEEFGIPYQIFRQQTYQVTIASPKGGQAPIDPRSQPTAEQAEEYREALQALEFTEPLNSINLDNFDAVFFPGGHGTMYDLPNTEVGQVVSKFFDAQKVVAAVCHGPAAFAQAMSADGTPIVKGRKVTGFTNSEEQEVQLDKLMPFLLESKLRELGGEFISTANWSEHIVVDGKLITGQNPQSSAKTAQAVIDALIN; encoded by the coding sequence ATGAGTGACCAAAAAAATATTCTGATAGTTGTTACCAACCACAACCAAATTGATGCAGAACATCCTACAGGATTGTGGTTTGAAGAGTTTGGGATTCCTTATCAAATTTTTCGTCAGCAGACTTATCAAGTCACGATTGCTAGTCCTAAAGGTGGACAAGCTCCCATTGATCCACGTAGCCAACCAACAGCCGAGCAAGCAGAAGAGTATCGTGAAGCACTGCAAGCTTTAGAGTTTACAGAACCTTTAAATAGCATTAATTTAGATAACTTTGATGCTGTCTTTTTCCCTGGTGGTCATGGAACTATGTATGATTTACCCAATACTGAGGTAGGTCAGGTTGTCAGTAAATTTTTTGATGCTCAAAAAGTAGTAGCAGCAGTTTGTCATGGCCCTGCTGCATTCGCACAAGCAATGTCTGCTGATGGTACGCCAATTGTTAAAGGACGTAAGGTAACTGGTTTTACTAATTCCGAGGAGCAGGAAGTGCAGTTAGATAAATTAATGCCATTTCTGCTGGAATCAAAGTTGCGCGAACTAGGTGGTGAATTTATTTCCACAGCTAACTGGAGCGAACATATTGTTGTAGATGGAAAGTTGATTACAGGTCAGAATCCACAGTCAAGCGCTAAAACGGCTCAAGCTGTAATTGATGCTCTTATCAATTAA